From the Corythoichthys intestinalis isolate RoL2023-P3 chromosome 13, ASM3026506v1, whole genome shotgun sequence genome, one window contains:
- the LOC130928532 gene encoding gastrula zinc finger protein XlCGF26.1-like isoform X2 codes for MNMFARTTPAAEKFQEELCGVKEEPPRPQDTTMCKIMHAKVVLRRLEGFRKYLGAEWQQSEIPGVKKDVELPQIKEEEPKPCQQKQLPIKKKEEELPCVKEEDEEEHITRSTGEPLKSEDGPSEAGRGAEPPSGSSSNSTEGLQADIFIARNGATSHSAYNDDGHKTSHGDDKLCKCSQCGKTFATKQTRRMHMRSHTAKKPFSCSVCGKRLSCKSALKLHMRTHTGEKPFSCSVCGQRFKCKGNLKKHTSTHSGEKPFSCPDCGKRFTQKRTLNTHTRTHTGENCVSCSVCGKGFVQAGLLRKHTRTHTGDKPFSCSVCGKKFSDMGYLKRHTRTHTDEKHFSCSVCGKKFSEISNLKRHTRTHTDEKPFSCSVCGHGFSNKRDLQRHERTHTGEKPFSCSVCNQRFIEKESLKIHIRTHTGEKPFSCSVCGQRFRQMMTLKQHAKTHTGEKSFSCSDCGQKFLQKSTLKHHTRTHTGEKPFTCLVCGQRFSKKSTLKVHTRTHTGEKPFSCSVCGRRFTHKESLKIHTTTHTGEKSFSCSICGQAFSRKNAVTRHARIHTGEKSFSCSVCGRRFARKEGIKKHACVGVIGVISKGQ; via the coding sequence gtttTAGAAAATATCTTGGTGCTGAGTGGCAGCAGTCAGAAATTCCTGGTGTGAAAAAGGATGTTgagctcccccaaatcaaagaggaggagCCAAAGCCCTGTCAACAGAAgcaacttccaatcaaaaagaaggaagaagaGCTGCCATGCGTTAAAGAGGAGGATGAGGAGGAGCATATCACCAGGTCgactggtgagcccttgaagagTGAAGATGGTCCAAGTGAGGCCGGCAGAGGGGCGGAGCCTCCAAGCGGCAGCAGCAGCAACTCAACAGAAGGATTGCAAGCAGACATTTTCATCGCTCGAAATGGGGCCACGTCACACTCAGCTTACAATGATGATGGTCATAAGACATCTCATGGTGACGACAAACtctgcaaatgctctcagtgtgggaaaacctttgcGACAAAGCAAACTCGCCGGATGCACATGAGGAGCCACACTGCtaaaaagcctttttcctgctcagtttgtggtaaaagactCAGTTGCAAGAGCGCCTTAAAACTTCACatgagaacccacactggcgaaaaacctttttcctgctcagtttgtggtcaaagattcaagtgCAAGGGcaacttaaaaaaacacacaagtacccactctggcgaaaaacctttttcctgcccaGATTGTGGAAAAAGATTCACTCAAAAGAGaaccttaaacacacacactagaacccacactggcgaaaattgtgtttcctgctcagtttgtggaaaaggTTTTGTTCAGGCGGGACTCTTaagaaaacacacaagaacccacactggtgacaaACCATTTTCCTGCTCcgtttgtggtaaaaaattcagTGACATGGGCTACTTAAaacgacacacaagaacccacactgacgaaaaacatttttcctgttcagtttgtggtaaaaaattcagTGAAATAAGCAACTTAAaacgacacacaagaacccacactgacgaaaaacctttttcctgctcagtttgtggtcatggATTCTCTAATAAGCGAGACTTACAACgtcacgaaagaacccacactggtgaaaaacctttttcctgctcagtttgtaatCAAAGATTCATTGAAAAGGAAAGCTTAAAAATCcacataagaacccacactggcgaaaaacctttttcctgctcagtttgtggtcaaagattcaggcAAATGATGACcttaaaacaacacgcaaaaacccacactggcgaaaaatctttttcctgctcagattgTGGTCAAAAATTCCTTCAAAAGTCCACCTTGAAAcaccacacaagaacacacactggtgaaaaaccttttacctgcttagtttgtggtcaaagattcagtaaaaagtccaccttaaaagtacacacaagaacacacactggtgaaaaacctttttcctgctcagtttgtggtcgaaGATTCACTCACAAGGAAAGCTTAAAAATCCACACaacaacccacactggcgaaaaatctTTTTCCTGCTCCATTTGTGGTCAAGCATTCAGTCGCAAGAACGCCGTAACACGACACgcaagaatccacactggtgaaaaatctttttcctgctcagtttgtggtcgaaGATTTGCTCGGAAGGAAGGGATAAAGAAACACGCGTGTGTTGGTGTGATTGGTGTGATAAGCAAAGGCCAATGA